Proteins encoded together in one Quercus lobata isolate SW786 chromosome 3, ValleyOak3.0 Primary Assembly, whole genome shotgun sequence window:
- the LOC115981139 gene encoding S-protein homolog 7-like produces MRIAKLYCIALFLVLAFGLSSSTRVPHVRKHYLKFINNLSNKVLNVNCKNLNPYIDLNLHILLPGEVYEFNYDITRTMNFSCDLRHGFTSTVFSIGDKATKRACGGNHCIWKSQDDGVYLLNRRTKQYKFMYKWGQ; encoded by the coding sequence atgaGAATTGCCAAGCTTTACTGCATTGCACTCTTCCTTGTCTTGGCCTTTGGCCTAAGTAGCTCTACAAGGGTACCCCATGTGAGAAAGCACTATTTGAAGTTCATCAACAACCTTAGCAACAAAGTTCTCAACGTCAACTGCAAAAACCTTAACCCATACATTGATCTGAACCTTCACATTCTTCTTCCCGGCGAGGTTTACGAGTTCAACTATGACATAACACGAACCATGAACTTCAGCTGTGATCTAAGACATGGGTTTACAAGTACGGTTTTCTCCATTGGTGACAAAGCTACGAAAAGAGCATGCGGAGGAAACCACTGCATTTGGAAATCTCAAGATGATGGAGTTTACCTTCTTAACCGCAGAACCAAACAGTACAAGTTCATGTACAAATGGGGACAGTGA
- the LOC115982442 gene encoding chloroplast sensor kinase, chloroplastic isoform X2 codes for MPLSAITPPSLPPLFFFLSNNTTPLYSLKPNTHSHSHSHRRSFLLFSHASSSSSSVQNPNSPYTLRHVSHHDDDDQDGKGAEDESMASSASAVASAIRRASTSPVDFVQRIEKDNASRKTRRLVLPSPDFQRLCIEQLHLFRRNVHPHALLSVYVRPAGSYVMDRLELRRITLYPGVDDDDVTDIVILVGNFSVPTGLRVAESALSNQQKAMLLQQSSWQNDVRLSNLVEQIRGPLSSIRTLSKMLSIQLKRSEISYDIVKDILVQGDRMRDTLQQLQDAVYLTKANIVHYNEETLKNMHNSTDAHELERSQLPNNFSRDGSRNEMQKSSEQLCLNAGARDLEMPLPPLALAPLQHGIRPCNVSDVLTDLVEAVRPLAHKQQRMVKLSEVSDPLQVAVEEPALRQALSNLIEGAMLRTNIGGKVEIVSTEAPAGGTLVVIDDDGPDMHYMTQMHSLTPFGADLFSEDMVGDNMTWNFVAGLAVAREILESYGCVVRVISPRTTDAALGAGGTRVELWFPSLTELSDFNGHTQEV; via the exons ATGCCACTCTCTGCAATAACTCCTCCTTCTCTACcacctctcttcttcttcctctctaaCAACACTACTCCTCTCTACTCTCTCAAACCAAacactcactctcactctcactctcacagaCGCTCCTTCCTTCTCTTCTCTCACgcttcctcttcttcctcttccgtCCAAAACCCTAACAGCCCCTACACTCTCCGCCACGTGTCCCACCACGACGACGACGATCAAGACGGCAAAGGAGCTGAAGATGAATCCATGGCTTCCTCCGCCTCCGCCGTCGCCTCCGCCATTCGCAGAGCTTCCACGTCCCCCGTAGACTTCGTCCAGAGAATCGAAAAGGACAACGCTAGTAGAAAAACCCGCCGCCTCGTCCTCCCTAGCCCCGATTTTCAACGCCTCTGTATCGAACAGCTTCACCTCTTCCGCCGAAACGTTCATCCCCACGCTCTTCTCTCG GTTTATGTAAGACCAGCTGGTAGCTATGTAATGGACCGTCTAGAACTACGTCGTATTACTCTATATCCTGGAGTAGACGATGACGATGTCACTGACATTGTGATATTAGTCGGTAATTTTAGCGTTCCCACGGGTTTGCGTGTTGCTGAATCTGCGCTCTCCAATCAACAA AAAGCAATGTTACTCCAGCAATCATCATGGCAAAATGATGTCAGGCTGAGCAATCTTGTTGAGCAA ATTCGTGGTCCTCTTTCTAGCATTCGGACTTTAAGTAAAATGCTGTCTATTCAGTTGAAGAGAAGCGAG ATTTCTTATGACATTGTCAAGGACATACTGGTGCAAGGTGATCGTATGAGAGATACCCTTCAACAACTCCAAGATGCAGTTTACTTGACAAAg GCTAATATAGTGCACTATAATGAAGAAACATTGAAGAATATGCATAATTCGACTGATGCCCATGAGTTAGAGAGGTCTCAGTTACCAAATAACTTCTCAAGGGATGGTTCCAGAAATGAGATGCAAAAGTCTAGTGAGCAACTCTGTCTAAATGCTGGAGCCAGGGATTTAGAGATGCCCCTCCCACCTCTGGCTCTTGCTCCTCTACAACATGGAATTAG ACCATGCAATGTTTCTGATGTGTTGACAGATCTGGTTGAGGCTGTGAGACCTCTTGCCCATAAGCAGCAACGCATGGTAAAACTAAGTGAAGTCTCAGATCCCTTGCAAGTTGCTGTGGAAGAACCTGCTTTGCGGCAGGCTCTTAGCAATTTGATTGAGGGTGCAATGTTGCGTACAAATATTGGGGGAAAGGTTGAAATAGTGTCAACTGAAGCTCCAGCAGGTGGTACTCTTGTAGTTATTGATGATGATGGGCCTGATATGCACTATATG ACACAGATGCATTCCCTCACGCCATTTGGAGCAGATCTCTTTTCAGAAGACATGGTTGGAGATAACATGACATGGAACTTTGTTGCTGGGTTAGCTGTTGCTCGTGAAATACTGGAGAGTTATGGCTGTGTAGTCCGTGTTATCTCTCCCCGGACCACAGATGCTGCCCTTGGAGCAGGTGGAACTCGTGTAGAACTCTGGTTTCCATCTTTAACTGAATTATCTGACTTTAATGGCCACACTCAAGAGGTATAG
- the LOC115982442 gene encoding chloroplast sensor kinase, chloroplastic isoform X1, giving the protein MPLSAITPPSLPPLFFFLSNNTTPLYSLKPNTHSHSHSHRRSFLLFSHASSSSSSVQNPNSPYTLRHVSHHDDDDQDGKGAEDESMASSASAVASAIRRASTSPVDFVQRIEKDNASRKTRRLVLPSPDFQRLCIEQLHLFRRNVHPHALLSVYVRPAGSYVMDRLELRRITLYPGVDDDDVTDIVILVGNFSVPTGLRVAESALSNQQVEVVDENGAVVFPMVKHPFVVGFLVAELPMMVEPEMCGNRESVSESEGNGLVHYPSPEEAYALSSGFGSGVKSWKIECVKDEPMRMCRFNADQKANAINIAQSLAMAYVMDQKAMLLQQSSWQNDVRLSNLVEQIRGPLSSIRTLSKMLSIQLKRSEISYDIVKDILVQGDRMRDTLQQLQDAVYLTKANIVHYNEETLKNMHNSTDAHELERSQLPNNFSRDGSRNEMQKSSEQLCLNAGARDLEMPLPPLALAPLQHGIRPCNVSDVLTDLVEAVRPLAHKQQRMVKLSEVSDPLQVAVEEPALRQALSNLIEGAMLRTNIGGKVEIVSTEAPAGGTLVVIDDDGPDMHYMTQMHSLTPFGADLFSEDMVGDNMTWNFVAGLAVAREILESYGCVVRVISPRTTDAALGAGGTRVELWFPSLTELSDFNGHTQEV; this is encoded by the exons ATGCCACTCTCTGCAATAACTCCTCCTTCTCTACcacctctcttcttcttcctctctaaCAACACTACTCCTCTCTACTCTCTCAAACCAAacactcactctcactctcactctcacagaCGCTCCTTCCTTCTCTTCTCTCACgcttcctcttcttcctcttccgtCCAAAACCCTAACAGCCCCTACACTCTCCGCCACGTGTCCCACCACGACGACGACGATCAAGACGGCAAAGGAGCTGAAGATGAATCCATGGCTTCCTCCGCCTCCGCCGTCGCCTCCGCCATTCGCAGAGCTTCCACGTCCCCCGTAGACTTCGTCCAGAGAATCGAAAAGGACAACGCTAGTAGAAAAACCCGCCGCCTCGTCCTCCCTAGCCCCGATTTTCAACGCCTCTGTATCGAACAGCTTCACCTCTTCCGCCGAAACGTTCATCCCCACGCTCTTCTCTCG GTTTATGTAAGACCAGCTGGTAGCTATGTAATGGACCGTCTAGAACTACGTCGTATTACTCTATATCCTGGAGTAGACGATGACGATGTCACTGACATTGTGATATTAGTCGGTAATTTTAGCGTTCCCACGGGTTTGCGTGTTGCTGAATCTGCGCTCTCCAATCAACAA GTAGAAGTTGTGGATGAGAATGGGGCTGTGGTTTTTCCAATGGTGAAACACCCATTTGTGGTGGGGTTCTTGGTTGCCGAGCTTCCAATGATGGTGGAGCCCGAAATGTGTGGGAATAGGGAGAGTGTGAGTGAGAGTGAAGGGAATGGTTTGGTTCATTATCCTTCTCCTGAGGAAGCGTATGCATTGTCTTCAGGATTCGGATCAGGTGTGAAATCGTGGAAAATTGAGTGTGTCAAGGATGAGCCGATGAGAATGTGCAGGTTTAATGCTGATCAGAAAGCGAATGCTATCAACATTGCACAGTCTCTAGCCATGGCGTATGTTATGGATCAG AAAGCAATGTTACTCCAGCAATCATCATGGCAAAATGATGTCAGGCTGAGCAATCTTGTTGAGCAA ATTCGTGGTCCTCTTTCTAGCATTCGGACTTTAAGTAAAATGCTGTCTATTCAGTTGAAGAGAAGCGAG ATTTCTTATGACATTGTCAAGGACATACTGGTGCAAGGTGATCGTATGAGAGATACCCTTCAACAACTCCAAGATGCAGTTTACTTGACAAAg GCTAATATAGTGCACTATAATGAAGAAACATTGAAGAATATGCATAATTCGACTGATGCCCATGAGTTAGAGAGGTCTCAGTTACCAAATAACTTCTCAAGGGATGGTTCCAGAAATGAGATGCAAAAGTCTAGTGAGCAACTCTGTCTAAATGCTGGAGCCAGGGATTTAGAGATGCCCCTCCCACCTCTGGCTCTTGCTCCTCTACAACATGGAATTAG ACCATGCAATGTTTCTGATGTGTTGACAGATCTGGTTGAGGCTGTGAGACCTCTTGCCCATAAGCAGCAACGCATGGTAAAACTAAGTGAAGTCTCAGATCCCTTGCAAGTTGCTGTGGAAGAACCTGCTTTGCGGCAGGCTCTTAGCAATTTGATTGAGGGTGCAATGTTGCGTACAAATATTGGGGGAAAGGTTGAAATAGTGTCAACTGAAGCTCCAGCAGGTGGTACTCTTGTAGTTATTGATGATGATGGGCCTGATATGCACTATATG ACACAGATGCATTCCCTCACGCCATTTGGAGCAGATCTCTTTTCAGAAGACATGGTTGGAGATAACATGACATGGAACTTTGTTGCTGGGTTAGCTGTTGCTCGTGAAATACTGGAGAGTTATGGCTGTGTAGTCCGTGTTATCTCTCCCCGGACCACAGATGCTGCCCTTGGAGCAGGTGGAACTCGTGTAGAACTCTGGTTTCCATCTTTAACTGAATTATCTGACTTTAATGGCCACACTCAAGAGGTATAG